One region of Quercus lobata isolate SW786 chromosome 2, ValleyOak3.0 Primary Assembly, whole genome shotgun sequence genomic DNA includes:
- the LOC115973898 gene encoding uncharacterized protein LOC115973898: MAASPVNPKSHQHTRSNSLPTRTHPLISEFNDQLSKWRDFEETSPSSTSICQKLNGLQDLHDCVDKLLLLPFTQALAQEQHKKWFNEMLDGSLMLLDVCGTAIDALLKTKECTRELQSTLRRRKDSNMEIAREVEKYLASRKIQNKALQKALKGMQVKINYKNTEDFLIIGVLKELEAVTLTGFETLLSFIAKPNLQSKSSSWSLVSKLVHHKRVVCESPESDANEFEIVDAALQSLISHKKSKSDYFVHIENVQTWLGMLESNIQEFEEELECLSRHLVKTRVSLLNILNH, from the coding sequence ATGGCAGCCTCTCCTGTCAACCCCAAATCCCATCAACACACTCGCTCTAACAGTTTGCCTACTAGAACACACCCACTCATTTCAGAATTCAATGATCAATTGAGCAAATGGAGAgattttgaagaaacctctccatcatcaacatcaatatgCCAGAAACTAAATGGCCTTCAAGATTTGCATGATTGTGTTGATAAGTTGCTCCTATTGCCTTTCACACAAGCCTTGGCACAAGAACAGCACAAGAAATGGTTTAATGAGATGTTGGATGGATCTCTTATGCTCTTGGATGTGTGTGGTACTGCAATAGATGCCTTGTTGAAAACAAAGGAATGCACACGTGAACTTCAATCAACTCTGCGCAGAAGAAAAGATAGTAACATGGAGATCGCAAGGGAGGTTGAGAAATACTTGGCCTCAAGGAAGATCCAAAACAAGGCGTTGCAAAAGGCCTTAAAGGGCATGCAAGTTAAGATTAACTATAAGAATACTGAAGATTTTCTCATTATTGGCGTGTTAAAAGAGCTAGAAGCTGTAACTCTCACTGGATTTGAAACCCTGTTAAGTTTTATTGCTAAACCAAACTTGCAATCAAAGTCAAGCAGCTGGTCTTTGGTTTCCAAGTTGGTGCACCACAAAAGAGTGGTATGTGAGAGTCCAGAATCAGATGCAAATGAGTTTGAGATAGTAGATGCAGCATTACAATCTCTCATCAGCCACAAGAAAAGCAAATCTGATTATTTTGTGCATATAGAAAATGTGCAGACCTGGCTTGGAATGTTGGAATCAAACATTCAAGAATTTGAAGAAGAGCTTGAATGCCTGTCTAGGCATCTTGTCAAAACCAGAGTTTCCCTTCTCAACATCCTCAATCACTAG